In Dryobates pubescens isolate bDryPub1 chromosome 15, bDryPub1.pri, whole genome shotgun sequence, the following proteins share a genomic window:
- the PHF5A gene encoding PHD finger-like domain-containing protein 5A isoform X1: MAKHHPDLIFCRKQAGVAIGRLCEKCDGKCVICDSYVRPCTLVRICDECNYGSYQGRCVICGGPGVSDAYYCKECTIQEKDRDGCPKIVNLGSSKTDLFYERKKYGFKKR; this comes from the exons ATGGCCAAGCATCATCCGGACCTCATCTTCTGCCGCAAGCAGGCGGGTGTGG CAATTGGAAGACTTTGTGAAAAAT GTGATGGCAAGTGTGTGATCTGCGACTCCTACGTGCGGCCTTGCACTCTGGTGCGCATCTGTGATGAGTGTAACTACGGCTCCTACCAAGGGCGCTGCGTGATCTGCGGGGGGCCAGGAGTCTCTGATGCCTACTACTGCAAGGAGTGTACCATCCAGGAGAAAGAT AGAGATGGTTGCCCTAAAATCGTCAACCTGGGCAGTTCCAAGACAGATCTCTTCTATGAAAGGAAAAAGTATGGCTTCAAGAAGAGGTGA
- the PHF5A gene encoding PHD finger-like domain-containing protein 5A isoform X2 yields MEDSNSRLLLMCHCVRSLHCCFCVGDGKCVICDSYVRPCTLVRICDECNYGSYQGRCVICGGPGVSDAYYCKECTIQEKDRDGCPKIVNLGSSKTDLFYERKKYGFKKR; encoded by the exons ATGGAGGATAGTAACTCCAGGCTTTTGTTGATGTGTCACTGCGTGAGGAGCTtacactgctgcttctgtgtag GTGATGGCAAGTGTGTGATCTGCGACTCCTACGTGCGGCCTTGCACTCTGGTGCGCATCTGTGATGAGTGTAACTACGGCTCCTACCAAGGGCGCTGCGTGATCTGCGGGGGGCCAGGAGTCTCTGATGCCTACTACTGCAAGGAGTGTACCATCCAGGAGAAAGAT AGAGATGGTTGCCCTAAAATCGTCAACCTGGGCAGTTCCAAGACAGATCTCTTCTATGAAAGGAAAAAGTATGGCTTCAAGAAGAGGTGA